The DNA window TCCTGGTGCTCTCGGTCGACCTGCTCCAGCGGAGCGTGGCGGTCGAGGTGGACTGCACCTGGGTGGTGCCCGCCTAGACCCAGGAGGACGGCCAGATGAAGCCTCACGGCCAGGTCGGCGTGCGGACGGACAAGCGGAACCGACGCCCGAAGCCCCGGCCTATCGAGCCGGCGGCAGGCGGCGACCCGGTCACCGCGGTGGTGCGGCTCGCCAATGCGGCGGCGCACGAGATCAACAACCCGCTCACGGTGATCATCGGCAACCTCGAGCTCGTTGCGCGGGACGCGGAGACCACGCCGTTCGCCCAGGCCCGAGTGCAGGCGGCGCTCGAGGCCGCGGAGGGGATCCGGGAGGTCGTTCACTGCATGCACCACGTCGCCCGGCTGGAGGTCGTCGCCTCGCGTCCGAACCTCCCCGACATGCTCGACCTCTGGAAGTCGAGCGGCCTGCGGTCGGTCCCGGCGGTGGCCTCCGAGGGCCTTTTCGACCTGCGAAATGAAATTGGGGGACGAAACCCATGATGATTCGGCGGTTGGTGGTCGCGGCGCTGGTGACGATGTCGGTGGCCGTCGGAGCGGGCGCCGCCGAGGAACCAAGGAACGGGCCGGAGCCGGGGAGGACCCAGGAGCCGGGTGATTACCGGATCGGGCCCGAGGATCTCCTCGACATCGCGGTGTGGAACAACACGGCGATCAGCCGGGCCGTGCCCGTGCGGCCGGATGGCAAGATCTCGCTCCCGCTTCTCAACGATGTCCAGGCGGCGGGTCTCACCGCGATGCAGCTCCGGGATGTGCTGGTGAAGAGGCTGACGGACTACATCCCGACGCCAGAGGTGTCCGTGATCGTCCGGGAAGTGCACAGCTTCAAGGTCTCGGTGCTCGGCGAGGTGAAGAAGGCCGGCCAGTACGAGCTGAAGAGCCGGACCACGGTGCTCGACGTCATCGCCCTCTCCGGCGGGTTCACCGAGTTCGCCGCCCGCTCGCGAATCGTGATCCTTCGCCCGAACGGGACGACCGTCAAGCGGGTCTCGTTCAACTACAACAAAGCGGTCGCCCCGGAGGCGCAGCAGGAGGACTTGTTCCTCCAGCCCGGCGACGTCGTCGTGGTGCCGTGAGCTGGGGCGTGACCGGGAGGCGAAGGGAATGGCCGGTTCGGCGCAGGGGGCCTCGGGCCTCGACGTGGCGCGGGCGATGATGAACCACGTGATGCGCAGCGTCGCCCTCGGCGGGGGGCGTGACGGGACGCCCCCTCCGTCGGGGCGGGCATGGCCTGGGGTGCAGTGACATACCGGTGGTACGACTACAAGGGGAAACGGGATCCCCTGACGATAGGCGGGTGGCCGGCGACGAGCTTCTCCCCAGGCACGTTCGCAACTGTTCAGACCTCGAGGAGCCTCGGCATGATCGAGAGAGGGCATGTCCGCCGGTTTGGAATCGTCGGGGCCGGAACAATCGGATCAGGAATCGCGCGCATGCTCTCAGATCTGGGGGCAACGGTGGTCGTCGTCGCGCCGCGCCCTGGAGGTGTCCGGCGTGCCGCAGATATGCTTCAGCTGACGTACAAGTCGGATGTCGATCGCGGACGCATCAGTGCGGCAGAGGCTGAAGCCAGGTTGCACGACATTCATCTGACGCCGTACTACTCAGACCTCGACGGAGTCGAATGTGTCATCGAATCCGTGATCGAAGATGTCCAGACGAAACAAGAAGTGCTCGCCGCCGTTGAAGAATGTGTGTCTGCCGATTCAATCATTGCCAGCAATACCTCGTCTATCCCGATCACGAGGATTGCGGCGACCGCCCGCCGGCCGGACAGAGTCATCGGCACCCACTA is part of the Candidatus Polarisedimenticolia bacterium genome and encodes:
- a CDS encoding histidine kinase dimerization/phospho-acceptor domain-containing protein, with the protein product MKPHGQVGVRTDKRNRRPKPRPIEPAAGGDPVTAVVRLANAAAHEINNPLTVIIGNLELVARDAETTPFAQARVQAALEAAEGIREVVHCMHHVARLEVVASRPNLPDMLDLWKSSGLRSVPAVASEGLFDLRNEIGGRNP
- a CDS encoding polysaccharide biosynthesis/export family protein → MMIRRLVVAALVTMSVAVGAGAAEEPRNGPEPGRTQEPGDYRIGPEDLLDIAVWNNTAISRAVPVRPDGKISLPLLNDVQAAGLTAMQLRDVLVKRLTDYIPTPEVSVIVREVHSFKVSVLGEVKKAGQYELKSRTTVLDVIALSGGFTEFAARSRIVILRPNGTTVKRVSFNYNKAVAPEAQQEDLFLQPGDVVVVP